From Weissella confusa, a single genomic window includes:
- a CDS encoding YdcF family protein, with the protein MVPLTLLSVLITVLAGYMIWRNVENEPRSMWLGTWTLVFLFFLLISIMLLASFVGSPSLLVMAGVVLMIIAIFVIASIVIDLGVVYYSWQIWRKESHTLANLLLPLLFLAMAVFNIVDGIMNNAPAWLDTLFTAARVMTLYFMVVFLIFFVSSIVYGWAMKKRESDYYVVLGAGLIDGHKVGKLLANRIQAATDAGKRRFEKDGKYPVIVFSGGQGGDEKVSEAQAMRDYAVETFGYPAEQTRLEDQSRTTRENMRFSRDLISKETGVVEPSFEFFTSEYHVFRAGLQAREFGIEAQGRGGKTPFYYRIPAFIREYIAVLNMHRRLHIAISALVIGVSVILAIVTLFAK; encoded by the coding sequence ATGGTCCCACTTACATTACTTTCAGTTTTAATTACCGTACTCGCCGGTTACATGATTTGGCGAAACGTTGAAAATGAGCCACGTTCAATGTGGCTTGGAACTTGGACACTGGTGTTCTTGTTCTTCTTGTTGATTTCAATTATGTTGTTGGCCAGCTTCGTCGGTAGTCCGAGCCTACTTGTGATGGCTGGGGTTGTCTTGATGATTATTGCCATCTTTGTGATTGCCTCAATCGTCATTGACCTAGGGGTTGTTTACTACTCATGGCAAATCTGGCGTAAGGAATCACACACGTTGGCTAACTTGTTGTTGCCATTGTTGTTCTTGGCTATGGCTGTCTTCAACATTGTTGACGGCATCATGAACAATGCACCAGCTTGGCTGGATACGTTGTTCACCGCAGCTCGTGTCATGACACTTTACTTCATGGTCGTCTTCTTGATTTTCTTCGTGTCATCAATCGTTTATGGTTGGGCCATGAAGAAGCGTGAGAGTGACTACTATGTTGTCTTGGGTGCTGGCTTGATTGATGGCCACAAGGTTGGTAAGTTGTTGGCTAACCGTATTCAAGCCGCAACCGATGCGGGTAAGCGTCGTTTCGAAAAGGACGGCAAGTACCCAGTCATCGTGTTCTCAGGTGGGCAAGGTGGCGACGAAAAGGTTTCCGAAGCGCAAGCCATGCGTGATTACGCGGTTGAAACGTTTGGTTATCCAGCCGAACAAACACGTTTGGAAGATCAAAGTCGTACTACACGTGAAAACATGCGTTTCTCACGTGATTTGATTAGTAAGGAAACGGGGGTGGTTGAACCATCATTCGAATTCTTTACGAGTGAATACCACGTCTTCCGTGCTGGTTTGCAAGCGCGTGAATTTGGCATTGAAGCGCAAGGTCGTGGTGGTAAGACGCCATTCTACTACCGCATTCCAGCCTTTATTCGTGAATACATTGCTGTCTTGAACATGCACCGTCGTTTGCACATTGCGATTTCAGCACTTGTGATTGGTGTGTCAGTCATTTTGGCGATTGTCACATTATTCGCTAAGTAA
- a CDS encoding exodeoxyribonuclease III, producing the protein MKFISWNIDSVNAAVEHKSARGEMTWQVLQDIAAEQPDVLAIQETKLKPTGLTKKQAAALDELFPGYHRYLRMSTGRSGYSGTMMLSKSEPIAVEMPEIGAPGDMDIEGRIITLEFPNVYVSTVYTPNSGSELARLDERQAWDDAYRAYVSALDAKKPVIFSGDFNVAHQEIDLKNHKTNHKSAGFTDEERSKFSALLDAGFTDVFRHLNPDLAGVYTWWAQISKTSKINNSGWRIDYYLTSTRLNEQLANFSVIDTGARQDHAPIKLEMTDDFEL; encoded by the coding sequence ATGAAGTTCATCTCATGGAATATTGATAGCGTTAACGCGGCCGTTGAACACAAATCAGCGCGTGGCGAAATGACTTGGCAAGTGTTGCAAGATATCGCCGCTGAGCAACCGGACGTACTTGCAATCCAAGAAACAAAGTTGAAGCCAACTGGTTTAACAAAGAAGCAGGCGGCTGCGTTGGATGAACTTTTCCCAGGCTACCACCGCTACCTACGTATGAGCACAGGTCGCTCAGGTTATTCTGGAACGATGATGCTTTCAAAGTCGGAGCCAATTGCCGTTGAGATGCCTGAAATTGGCGCTCCTGGCGACATGGACATCGAAGGACGTATTATCACCCTCGAGTTCCCTAACGTATACGTATCAACGGTTTATACGCCAAATTCAGGTAGTGAGTTGGCCCGTCTTGATGAACGCCAAGCTTGGGATGATGCCTACCGTGCATACGTTTCAGCTTTGGACGCCAAGAAGCCGGTTATCTTCTCTGGTGACTTCAACGTCGCCCACCAAGAAATCGACTTGAAGAACCATAAGACGAACCACAAGAGTGCCGGCTTTACTGATGAAGAACGGTCGAAGTTCAGCGCCTTGTTGGATGCCGGCTTCACTGATGTCTTCCGTCACTTAAACCCTGACCTCGCCGGCGTTTACACGTGGTGGGCTCAGATTTCGAAGACGTCAAAGATCAACAATTCTGGTTGGCGTATTGATTACTACCTCACATCAACTCGTTTGAACGAGCAATTGGCTAACTTCAGCGTCATCGACACCGGTGCGCGCCAAGACCACGCCCCAATCAAGTTGGAAATGACCGACGATTTTGAACTATAA
- a CDS encoding histidine phosphatase family protein translates to MSFNLYLVRHGETYFNKYQRMQGWGNAPLTDKGISDGFAAGERLSNVRFDAAYSSDLQRAIHTAEFILGRNTQSGDLKTPEQLQQFREQFFGFFEGLPSASSAEQIAGIIGLENITSYGDLMAQLTQDEVMDAFKEADPTHDAEDAATFWARAENGLDILRQNTRDGQNVLLVAHGTMIRNLVYKYDSHETAKEKPLNGSISVWEVSDDDMKLKAYNDTTTNW, encoded by the coding sequence ATGTCATTTAATTTGTATCTAGTACGTCACGGGGAAACTTACTTCAATAAATATCAACGTATGCAAGGGTGGGGAAACGCACCTTTGACGGATAAGGGTATTTCAGACGGGTTTGCGGCCGGCGAGCGTTTGAGCAATGTGCGCTTTGATGCGGCTTACTCATCTGACTTGCAACGTGCTATTCATACAGCTGAATTTATTTTGGGACGTAACACGCAAAGTGGTGATTTGAAGACGCCTGAGCAATTGCAACAATTCCGTGAGCAATTCTTCGGTTTCTTCGAAGGACTCCCTAGTGCATCAAGTGCCGAGCAAATTGCTGGTATTATTGGCTTGGAAAACATCACGTCATACGGCGACTTGATGGCGCAATTGACGCAAGACGAAGTAATGGACGCGTTCAAGGAAGCTGATCCAACGCACGACGCTGAAGATGCGGCCACGTTCTGGGCCCGCGCTGAAAACGGGTTGGACATTTTGCGTCAAAACACACGCGATGGGCAAAACGTTTTGTTGGTGGCCCACGGGACAATGATTCGAAACTTGGTTTATAAGTACGACTCACATGAGACGGCTAAGGAAAAGCCATTGAATGGTTCAATTTCAGTTTGGGAAGTCTCAGATGACGACATGAAGTTGAAGGCGTACAACGATACGACAACTAATTGGTAG
- a CDS encoding MucBP domain-containing protein: MKDLKKWQVAGLVGLSLALGGLAVDGKDGIVSGFTSGINQSGVVIKYVDVRTGKEIAPQGNASIRPGEQQTLVPIDIPGYTTPASVTQTIKSHTLITFKYVPETYSVTLRYVDADNNDVVATKTYDATYGAKLIIPSFSQDGYRMSRGDTLTVKKSQTITYKLDRAPGSSSVHSEQSDLAGNQPGQVLSDRTLDSLQDYALDALNSYRAHYDVSQVSASSVALNLAKQESRWALENPSDFATDPHGNFNNLFQTLPTFKMTDGKLKYYNQGSEETNGDGSTIQHITDVDYGADVDQKDNLTFGNVPGSSSNVWTLADLTSEKQLKLLAADLVKQFGDDGQPAGYDNTTAAQQGASHKIGLMTEQTHNSAGPIEVGFSVYANPDGTLRGYVEVLTPTLIDNE, translated from the coding sequence GTGAAGGATTTGAAAAAGTGGCAAGTGGCCGGATTGGTCGGACTATCATTGGCGTTGGGGGGACTCGCTGTTGATGGAAAAGACGGAATCGTTAGTGGCTTTACAAGCGGCATCAATCAAAGTGGTGTCGTGATCAAGTATGTCGATGTGCGTACTGGGAAAGAAATTGCACCGCAGGGTAATGCAAGTATTCGTCCTGGTGAGCAGCAAACCTTGGTGCCGATTGATATTCCGGGTTATACAACACCCGCATCAGTTACGCAGACCATCAAGAGTCATACGTTAATTACATTTAAATATGTCCCTGAAACATATTCGGTCACGTTGCGCTATGTAGACGCAGATAACAATGATGTCGTGGCAACGAAAACTTATGATGCAACCTATGGGGCAAAGTTGATTATTCCGTCATTTTCACAAGACGGCTATCGCATGTCGCGTGGCGATACATTGACGGTTAAGAAGTCACAAACTATTACGTACAAGTTGGATCGCGCACCGGGGTCATCTTCGGTTCATAGCGAGCAATCTGATTTGGCGGGTAACCAACCAGGACAAGTATTGTCAGACCGGACGTTGGATTCACTACAAGACTATGCGCTGGATGCATTGAATAGCTATCGTGCGCATTATGATGTGAGTCAGGTATCGGCATCTTCAGTGGCGCTGAATTTGGCAAAGCAAGAAAGTCGTTGGGCGTTGGAGAATCCGAGTGATTTTGCGACTGACCCACACGGCAATTTCAATAATTTGTTCCAGACGTTACCAACGTTTAAGATGACGGATGGCAAGTTGAAGTACTACAACCAAGGTTCTGAGGAAACGAATGGTGATGGGTCAACGATTCAGCACATTACGGACGTTGATTACGGTGCCGATGTTGATCAGAAGGATAATTTGACCTTTGGCAACGTGCCGGGCTCTTCAAGTAACGTTTGGACGCTAGCTGATTTGACGAGCGAAAAGCAGTTGAAGTTGTTGGCGGCTGATTTGGTGAAGCAATTTGGTGATGATGGCCAACCGGCAGGGTACGACAATACGACTGCTGCGCAACAAGGCGCCTCACACAAGATTGGCTTGATGACGGAGCAAACGCATAATTCGGCGGGGCCAATTGAAGTTGGTTTTTCGGTTTATGCTAATCCGGATGGTACGTTGCGCGGTTATGTAGAAGTTCTAACGCCAACATTGATTGATAATGAGTAA
- a CDS encoding ABC transporter ATP-binding protein, which translates to METPILQVSNINKSFGRVRALRDVSFAVTRGTIIGLVGPNGAGKSTTMKVVTGVTAPDVGEVQVAGETVTMQQRQALVKVGALIENPGLYSYMTGWDNLKLYADVAGTPDDKISEIVTQLGLAEFINKKVKTYAWGMKQRVGVALAMVNDPDLLLLDEPLNGMDPVSVAEVKSVLREWRDAGKTILVSSHTVRDLEGLVDDYIFIDRGEVISRDEILTAADGKVDPDLEEMFADVIARRKQQGVADVD; encoded by the coding sequence ATGGAAACGCCGATTTTGCAGGTTTCGAATATTAATAAGTCGTTCGGCCGTGTGCGGGCGTTGCGTGATGTATCTTTTGCTGTAACGCGTGGCACAATCATTGGTTTGGTTGGTCCGAATGGCGCTGGTAAGTCAACGACAATGAAGGTGGTTACTGGCGTAACGGCGCCGGATGTTGGCGAAGTGCAGGTGGCTGGTGAAACGGTCACGATGCAACAACGACAGGCGCTGGTTAAGGTTGGCGCATTGATTGAGAATCCTGGTCTTTATTCATACATGACAGGTTGGGATAACTTGAAGTTGTATGCGGACGTCGCGGGGACACCTGACGACAAAATTAGTGAGATTGTGACGCAGCTTGGTTTAGCTGAGTTTATTAATAAAAAAGTGAAGACCTATGCGTGGGGGATGAAGCAACGCGTTGGGGTGGCGTTAGCGATGGTTAATGATCCAGACCTCTTGTTGCTTGATGAACCGTTGAATGGGATGGATCCGGTTAGCGTTGCCGAAGTTAAGTCTGTTTTGCGTGAGTGGCGTGATGCTGGCAAAACGATTTTGGTTTCATCGCACACCGTCCGTGATTTAGAAGGTTTGGTTGACGATTATATCTTTATTGATCGTGGTGAAGTCATTTCGCGTGATGAAATTTTGACGGCCGCTGACGGTAAGGTGGATCCAGACTTAGAAGAGATGTTTGCGGATGTGATTGCGCGCCGTAAGCAACAAGGGGTTGCTGATGTTGATTAA
- a CDS encoding ABC transporter permease translates to MLIKLELQKFFKKTSTWVMPLTIFGLGLLLALANALDHSETVKLLVNQEFTGTLALVTDLMLLGVAGRVITSEFTFGTMKMLFAQRFTRQQIFMAKLVTVAVAFVLLQAALFITMVMISLLFGHAWLVDLSSFAGYLFGSVISSILFVSVMFVVANLIRNDLLVVVIGILMILLLQVIGAVVVGHGILPLDYSPLGAFYVSAMAGLPGVMAEYQMNGFLVGLVTIIYSGVLYGVALMLFKHREV, encoded by the coding sequence ATGTTGATTAAGTTGGAATTGCAGAAGTTTTTCAAAAAGACATCGACCTGGGTGATGCCGCTGACAATATTCGGACTTGGTTTATTGTTGGCCCTCGCGAATGCGTTGGATCATTCTGAAACGGTCAAATTGCTCGTGAATCAAGAATTCACAGGGACGTTGGCGTTGGTGACTGATTTGATGTTACTTGGGGTCGCGGGTCGCGTGATTACGTCTGAGTTTACGTTTGGCACGATGAAAATGTTGTTTGCGCAACGCTTTACGCGCCAGCAAATCTTCATGGCGAAGTTAGTGACGGTAGCGGTAGCGTTTGTGCTATTGCAAGCGGCGCTGTTTATCACGATGGTGATGATATCATTGTTGTTCGGACACGCCTGGTTGGTTGACCTAAGTAGCTTTGCTGGCTACTTATTCGGTAGCGTCATCAGTTCAATTTTGTTTGTGAGCGTGATGTTTGTAGTCGCCAACCTTATTCGCAATGATTTGTTAGTGGTGGTCATTGGTATTCTGATGATTTTGCTACTCCAAGTAATTGGGGCAGTGGTTGTTGGGCATGGTATTTTGCCACTTGATTATTCGCCACTAGGTGCTTTTTACGTGAGTGCGATGGCGGGGTTGCCGGGTGTGATGGCTGAGTATCAGATGAATGGGTTCTTAGTTGGGCTGGTAACGATTATTTATAGTGGTGTCCTGTACGGCGTCGCGTTGATGCTGTTTAAGCATCGCGAAGTTTAA
- a CDS encoding ABC transporter ATP-binding protein — protein MKNITESIRFFAHYFKRYWMGMIAILVFTIFATWAQVKAPVYMGRSITELSKYLMVKLNPMTASQASLHDFHHALLLFFGFVLLMLTGLFINAFIQAIVSSNSVNDMRKGLFGKMQRMTVRYFDSHQDGEILSRFTSDLDNIFNAMNQAIFQLFSQIAMLIGVVWMMFNESPKMAWVTIASTPVAVILAALIIVQAKKYVDAQQAEVGHLNGYINEQINGEKVIITNGLQEESIRGFIEHNNKVRKATTLGQAWSGVLFPLMQGMGLFNLAIVIFYGATQALNGDLASRAAGLGLIVTFVSFSQQYYQPITQITSTYNMLQLAMTGAHRLNEVFAQDDEINPKDGVKFTGVKDKILLDDVHFGYNSEREILHGINIEVDKGQMVALVGPTGSGKTTVMNLLNRFYDVTDGAVKFDGVDVRDMDLKSLRDNVGIVLQDSVLFTGTIRDNITFGKPDATDEEMIDAAKQANIHDFIMTLEDGYDTQVSDENSVFSTGQKQLLSIARTILTAPDLLILDEATSNVDTVTEAKIQKAMDNVIAGRTSFVIAHRLKTILNADKIVVLRDGNVIEHGSHAELLAQGGFYAELYNNQMVFE, from the coding sequence ATGAAGAATATTACTGAATCAATTCGTTTCTTTGCGCACTACTTCAAGCGTTACTGGATGGGGATGATTGCCATCCTCGTGTTCACGATTTTCGCAACGTGGGCGCAAGTTAAGGCGCCGGTTTACATGGGACGTTCAATTACGGAATTGTCAAAGTACTTGATGGTGAAGTTGAACCCAATGACGGCTAGCCAAGCAAGTTTGCATGACTTCCACCATGCCTTGCTATTGTTCTTCGGTTTTGTGTTGTTGATGCTAACTGGTTTGTTCATCAATGCCTTCATTCAAGCTATCGTGTCATCTAACTCAGTTAATGACATGCGTAAGGGCTTGTTTGGCAAGATGCAACGTATGACGGTACGTTACTTTGATTCTCACCAAGACGGTGAAATTTTGTCACGTTTCACGTCTGACTTGGATAACATCTTTAATGCAATGAACCAAGCCATTTTCCAATTGTTCTCACAAATTGCGATGTTGATTGGTGTGGTTTGGATGATGTTTAACGAAAGCCCTAAGATGGCGTGGGTGACGATTGCCTCAACACCCGTTGCGGTTATCTTGGCTGCGTTGATCATTGTGCAAGCCAAGAAGTACGTGGATGCTCAACAAGCTGAAGTGGGACACTTGAACGGATACATCAACGAGCAAATCAACGGTGAAAAGGTGATTATCACCAACGGATTGCAAGAAGAGTCGATCCGTGGCTTCATCGAGCACAACAACAAGGTGCGTAAGGCAACGACGCTTGGTCAAGCTTGGTCTGGTGTGTTGTTCCCATTGATGCAAGGAATGGGCTTGTTCAACTTGGCTATCGTAATCTTCTACGGTGCCACGCAAGCTTTGAACGGTGACTTGGCTTCACGCGCGGCTGGTTTGGGATTGATTGTGACGTTCGTTTCGTTCTCACAACAGTACTACCAACCAATCACGCAAATCACGTCAACGTACAACATGTTGCAATTGGCCATGACTGGTGCGCACCGTTTGAACGAAGTGTTCGCGCAAGACGATGAAATCAACCCTAAGGACGGCGTGAAGTTCACGGGCGTTAAGGACAAGATTTTGTTGGATGACGTGCACTTTGGTTACAACTCTGAGCGCGAGATTTTGCACGGTATCAACATTGAAGTGGATAAGGGACAAATGGTGGCCTTGGTTGGACCAACTGGTTCAGGTAAGACGACGGTTATGAACTTGTTGAACCGCTTCTATGACGTGACGGATGGTGCGGTTAAGTTTGACGGCGTTGACGTACGCGACATGGACTTGAAGTCTTTGCGTGATAACGTTGGTATCGTATTGCAAGACTCTGTTTTGTTCACGGGTACGATTCGTGACAACATCACGTTCGGTAAGCCTGATGCAACGGATGAAGAGATGATTGATGCGGCTAAGCAAGCTAACATTCACGACTTCATCATGACGTTGGAAGATGGCTATGATACCCAAGTGTCTGATGAAAACTCAGTCTTCTCAACGGGTCAAAAGCAATTGTTGTCAATCGCACGTACGATTTTGACGGCGCCTGACTTGTTGATCTTGGACGAGGCAACGTCAAACGTTGATACGGTGACGGAAGCTAAGATTCAAAAGGCGATGGATAACGTGATTGCGGGACGTACAAGTTTCGTGATTGCCCACCGTTTGAAGACGATTTTGAATGCCGATAAGATTGTCGTGTTGCGTGACGGAAACGTTATCGAACACGGTAGCCACGCGGAATTGTTGGCGCAAGGCGGCTTCTACGCTGAGTTGTACAACAACCAAATGGTATTTGAATAA
- a CDS encoding ABC transporter ATP-binding protein, translating into MRLLKPYFKGYKLDLTIAVLTVTIMAISMLLQPTLLTNIVQAISDDNMDKVNQIGLKLLVIAGIGLIAGIINTIFAARASQGIASDVREAAYRKIQTFSFGNIEQYSVGNLVVRLTNDITQIQSILMMGLQPLLRMPILFVGGFILAVHSIPALWWIIVVMVILVGAVSAVVMGNMGKRFGMIQGLIDRVNAKAKENLQGVRVVKSFNQEDNEQKRFNEVSDELNGVNLQIGYLFSIIVPAFMFIGQGLMVVAIYFVGNMVGSEPKMLAQITGFTNYLMIIMQSIIIGGMMMTFAARGFVSMGRIQEIMNTEPDLQYKDVPEQDLSGAVEFDDVSFTYPGDDKPTLKHISFAVQPGEMIGIVGATGSGKSTMAQLIPRLFDPTEGTVKVGGVDLKDANESSLRKTVSFVLQRATLFSGKISDNLRQGKADAEEADMKRAAQIAQAAEFVERYEDTYEHVVEERSSNFSGGQKQRLSIARGVIGDPKILILDDSTSALDAKSEKLVKEALDHDLQDTTTFIIAEKISSVINADRILVLEDGELVAEGAHKDLVETSPIYQEIYKTQKAQEA; encoded by the coding sequence ATGCGATTGTTGAAGCCCTACTTTAAGGGTTACAAACTCGATTTGACGATTGCCGTTTTGACGGTGACCATCATGGCGATTTCAATGTTGCTACAACCAACGTTGCTAACCAACATCGTTCAAGCTATCTCAGACGATAACATGGACAAGGTTAACCAAATTGGGTTGAAGCTATTGGTGATTGCCGGTATCGGGTTGATTGCTGGAATTATTAACACGATTTTTGCGGCCCGTGCCTCACAAGGGATTGCCTCAGATGTTCGTGAAGCGGCTTACCGCAAGATTCAAACGTTCTCATTTGGAAACATCGAGCAATACTCAGTTGGTAACTTGGTGGTTCGTTTGACGAACGACATTACGCAAATTCAAAGTATTTTGATGATGGGTCTACAACCATTGTTGCGTATGCCAATTTTGTTTGTCGGTGGTTTCATTTTGGCCGTACACTCAATTCCCGCTTTGTGGTGGATTATCGTCGTGATGGTCATCTTGGTTGGTGCTGTGTCAGCGGTTGTCATGGGAAACATGGGTAAGCGCTTCGGTATGATTCAAGGTTTGATCGACCGCGTTAACGCCAAGGCTAAGGAAAACTTGCAAGGTGTCCGTGTGGTTAAGTCATTTAACCAAGAAGACAATGAGCAAAAGCGTTTCAATGAAGTTTCTGACGAATTGAACGGTGTTAACTTGCAAATTGGTTACTTGTTCTCAATTATCGTGCCTGCGTTCATGTTTATTGGCCAAGGTTTGATGGTTGTGGCCATCTACTTCGTTGGAAACATGGTTGGTTCTGAGCCAAAGATGTTGGCTCAAATCACTGGATTTACGAATTACTTGATGATCATCATGCAATCTATCATTATCGGTGGAATGATGATGACCTTTGCAGCCCGTGGATTTGTTTCGATGGGTCGTATTCAAGAAATTATGAATACGGAACCTGATTTGCAATACAAGGATGTACCAGAACAAGACTTGTCTGGTGCGGTTGAGTTTGACGATGTGTCATTCACGTACCCTGGGGATGATAAGCCAACGTTGAAGCACATCTCATTTGCGGTGCAACCTGGTGAAATGATTGGTATCGTCGGGGCGACTGGTTCAGGTAAGTCAACGATGGCGCAATTGATTCCACGTTTGTTTGACCCAACCGAAGGAACAGTTAAGGTTGGCGGTGTTGATTTGAAGGATGCCAACGAATCATCATTGCGTAAGACGGTGTCATTCGTTTTGCAACGTGCAACGTTGTTCTCAGGAAAGATTTCTGACAACTTGCGTCAAGGTAAGGCGGATGCTGAAGAGGCTGATATGAAGCGTGCGGCGCAAATCGCGCAAGCTGCTGAATTCGTTGAGCGTTATGAAGACACGTACGAACACGTGGTTGAAGAGCGTTCATCAAACTTCTCTGGTGGTCAAAAGCAACGTTTGTCAATTGCCCGTGGTGTGATTGGCGACCCTAAGATTTTGATTTTGGATGATTCAACGTCTGCATTGGACGCGAAGTCAGAAAAGTTGGTTAAGGAAGCCCTTGATCATGATTTGCAAGATACGACGACCTTTATCATTGCGGAAAAGATTTCTTCAGTGATTAACGCCGACCGTATTTTGGTTTTGGAAGATGGTGAATTGGTTGCGGAAGGTGCCCACAAGGACCTTGTTGAGACATCACCTATCTACCAAGAGATTTACAAGACACAAAAGGCGCAGGAGGCATAA
- the hflX gene encoding GTPase HflX, whose protein sequence is MIENDLHPIRKVVLAGLDKQNAEFDYEMIELANLAEANYMEVVGTVTQKLERPNAATYFGKGKVEELKEAVEYYEADMVVTNDELSPSQIRNLESGTGAGIMDRTALILDIFASRAKTRVAKLQVAIAQLQYQLPRLRTSMNVRLDQQTGGGGGSFTSRGAGETKLEMNRRHIEHQISLLRAELKDVEADDQTRRARRDKQSIKNVALVGYTNAGKSTFMNGLVRQFGENQEKTVFQADMLFATLETSVRKLNLPDNQSFLLSDTVGFVSKLPHGLVAAFRATLAEAAQADLLLQVVDYADENYKEMMSTTARTLKEIGVGDIPMITIYNKADKIEGLSFPDREGDTLTLSAQDDASLDLLVNVIREHIFADHQEVKVLIPFDQGQLVNELNEEASVHSIDYVEAGTMMDVTLTPVQAARFAKYIVD, encoded by the coding sequence ATGATAGAAAATGATTTGCATCCAATCCGCAAGGTCGTTCTTGCGGGACTAGATAAGCAAAATGCCGAATTCGATTACGAGATGATTGAGTTGGCCAACTTGGCTGAAGCAAACTATATGGAAGTGGTTGGGACGGTGACCCAAAAGTTGGAACGTCCAAACGCTGCCACGTACTTTGGTAAGGGTAAGGTTGAAGAACTTAAGGAAGCCGTTGAATACTACGAAGCTGACATGGTTGTGACGAACGATGAGTTGTCACCATCACAAATCCGTAACTTGGAATCAGGTACGGGTGCCGGCATTATGGATCGTACGGCGTTGATTTTGGACATTTTCGCATCACGTGCTAAGACGCGTGTGGCGAAGTTGCAAGTTGCCATTGCGCAATTGCAATACCAACTCCCACGTTTGCGTACGTCAATGAACGTGCGTCTTGACCAGCAAACTGGTGGTGGCGGTGGTAGCTTTACTAGCCGTGGTGCTGGTGAAACGAAGTTGGAAATGAACCGTCGTCACATCGAGCACCAAATTTCATTGTTGCGTGCTGAATTGAAGGACGTTGAAGCTGACGATCAAACGCGTCGTGCCCGTCGTGATAAGCAAAGTATCAAGAATGTGGCCTTGGTTGGTTATACCAACGCTGGTAAGTCAACATTCATGAACGGTTTGGTACGTCAATTTGGTGAGAACCAAGAAAAGACAGTTTTCCAAGCCGACATGTTGTTTGCGACTTTGGAGACATCAGTGCGCAAGTTGAACTTGCCTGATAACCAAAGTTTCTTGTTGTCTGATACGGTTGGATTCGTTTCAAAGTTGCCCCACGGTTTGGTGGCAGCCTTCCGTGCGACGCTGGCCGAAGCTGCGCAAGCGGACTTGTTGCTACAAGTGGTCGACTACGCGGATGAAAACTACAAGGAAATGATGTCAACGACGGCTCGTACGTTGAAGGAAATCGGCGTTGGTGATATTCCAATGATTACGATTTACAACAAGGCCGACAAGATTGAAGGTCTATCATTCCCTGACCGTGAAGGTGATACGTTGACGTTGTCAGCGCAAGACGATGCGTCATTGGATCTGTTGGTGAACGTTATTCGCGAACACATCTTTGCGGATCACCAAGAGGTAAAGGTTTTGATTCCGTTCGACCAAGGACAATTGGTGAATGAATTGAATGAAGAAGCATCTGTACACAGCATCGACTATGTGGAAGCTGGTACGATGATGGATGTGACGTTGACGCCAGTGCAAGCTGCGCGTTTTGCAAAATATATTGTTGATTAA